The Capricornis sumatraensis isolate serow.1 chromosome 20, serow.2, whole genome shotgun sequence genome contains the following window.
TATCGTGGAGTTGCTTACGGAGTCTTGAGCCAAAAGAAAGAGTGTTGAGAACTCAGAGTCGAAAATGGTTGTGGGCACAGAGGCTTGAAATCTTGTCATGGAATTGTTTCAACTGTTTTCATATTCCTAGCACTTCATCAGGGCATGCCCAGTGTGGATGCTCAATAAGTTATCACTTGAATGAACTCCGCAAAGGAGAGACCAAGTATATTGGGCCAGGCCCCAAGTACTTTTCTGAGAAACAtctgaataaaaaaagaatgtagccTTAGCTTGAGGGTTGGACATGGCTTCCCGAGGCCTCAGTCCCCATGGTAACCCCAGTCAAGATGGAGGGCTAGGATGGAGATGAGATGGTGCCTGTGGTGTGAACTATCACTCTGTTTCtgttgtcatggcaaaggggagTGGATGGTGAAGTGGAAGAGGAAAGGGCAGTGGCCACCCTCCTGAGACGCAGTCCCCATGGGTGTGTATAAAGCATTGGAAGTGTGAGGGGATGGTAGGGGCAGAATTTCGTAATGACCTCTGTTTCCATGGGATCAGTAGGCAGCAGGGGGTAGAAGAGGCTTATGGTGAAAGGAAAGGTTTTGTAGGAGGCAGGTCTGTTTATGTTGGGATGGCTAAAGTTTGGGATTCCTGGATCAGTGTCTCTTTTCTGTCTCAAGTAGTGTCTGACAGGCTGTGTAGGGGTGAGTGGGAGTATGTTCTCAATCTTCTGGTAGTGCTTTGGGGGCAGTGATCAACCTCCTGTGAGGAAGAGTGAGCGGAAGGGTCACAAACAGCAAGGGAGGAGGCATGTGACCTGCTGGTGATCAGGAAGTCTGAACTCTTGGTTCCGAAGAGAGGGTTTTCTTGGGGTCCTATGACTGTATCTCCTCTCATTCTGGCTAGGAGACCTGTGTGCAGAAACAGGGTTGTGGGCAGGTGGCCAAGGAGCTGGGTCAGTGTGCTGGCTACTAGGCTTCCTTTTTGTATTCACTCTGGAGAGCCACTGATCTACTTTATATCTCCGGATTTATCTATTCTGGACAttgcatataaatagaatcatatgacaggtgaccttttgtgtctggcttctttgactCAGCATAGTGTGTTCAAGGTTTACCCTTGTAGCCTGGATCAGAGGTTCatacctttttatggctgaataatattatgTTGTATGGCTacccatattttgtttatctgtttatccACTGATGGATATTTTGCGTTATGAATAACACTGCCATGAGTATCTGAGAGGATCTCCACTGAGTTCTTGAATTATCCCAGGCAGTGTTTAGTGATCTCTCCCCGCTTCGTGAGAAAGGATAGTGTCTGACTTTGCTCTTTGGAGAGCTGGGGACACAGGAGGCCTCAGTACCTGCTTGTTGAATGAGCTCAGGATGTCATTCATTCAGACCCCAAACACTGAGCCCCGAGGTAAAGCAGTGAGATGTGTGCTGTGCCCTTTATGGGTTAGAGCATCCATTGGAGCTGAGAATGTTGATCCAATAGTCTCTCTTCTGGGCATGAGATTGACCTACCAGGGGAGGCCCTTCCTTCTGCTTGGACGTCCAGAGACCCTAGAACTAGCCAGGCAGGGGCTGAGGTGAGGGAAGGCCTCCCTTAATGACTGGTGTTCGATGTAATTCAGTGAGGAGGCTGGGGAGAGCACAGGACCAGGGACCTGCACATGCAGAGGCCTGGTGACAGGGAGCTGGGGCTGACAGTGTCATGGGGTCAACCCACCAGCCTTAGTGGGTGATTGCCAAGGAGGGTCTGGTGTTTGGGCTGCCAGCCTgcctctggggaggagagaaaaggacTGTTTCATGGGAGGGGGCCAGGAGGGACAGCTAGGACCACAAAGTCTGTACTGACGCCTCTTCCAACCCCAGACAGCCACAACCAAGGTTCCAGAGATCCGCGATGTGACGCGGATTGAGCGTATCGGTGAGTGAGCGTGGATCCGGAATGGGCCCTAGTGCCTGCCTGGCCCCTGTGCCCTCGACAGAGCCCACCTACCCAGGAACCCCAAGAGGGGGAGGTCCTGCACACCATCCCCCCATCTCTCCCCCTATCTAAGCAGGGAGGATCCTGAGTTCCAGAGCAGATCAGATGCccaggggtggggtagggtggacCCTGCCAGGCCCCAACCCCTCACACCACGCATTGACAGGAGCTGGCAGGTAACCGTGTCTTCTGGTTCTTTCCCTGCACGCAGGCGCTCACTCCCACATCCGGGGGCTGGGACTCGATGATGCCTTGGAGCCACGGCAGGTAGAACTCAGGGGATCAGGCTGGGAAGGCTGCCCCAGGGAGGCCTCAGGTGGAGGGAACCCAAGGCCCTGGGGAATGCAGGGACTGTGTTATGATGTTCCAgatctttggctgtgctgtatTTATACAATTCAGCCACACATAGGTCTCTAAAAGATGGGGATGGAGAAAAGCCTTTTTTTCTGAAGGCCCAGCCAACAGTGTGGGCCTGGAGGTGGTTGAAATGCAGTGGCAGCTCAGTAGAAAGTCACCTTCCTTATATGTCCTGTCACCTCCCGCCCCCAGGCTTCCCAGGGCATGGTGGGCCAGCTGGCGGCCCGGAGGGCAGCcggtgtggtgctggagatgatcCGAGAAGGGAAGATTGCTGGCCGGGCGGTTCTCATTGCTGGCCAGCCGGGCACTGGGAAGACAGCCATTGCCATGGGTAAGGTGCTTCTCCAGGCAGTAGCTCTTTTGGCCTCACCGGATGATCCTCCCATGTAAGTCAGGGTCAGGTTCAGCCCTGTCTAACAGATAGCACAGAATGGAAGTGGCTTAAACACTAAGGCTTTGTTCTGTCACATAGAAGAGCCTAAACACAGGCCCATTCAGGCTTGTTGAGCAGTTCTATGAGGGCTCCTACCTTCTTGCCTCAAGATCACTTACTTCCATGTCAGGGACACCTCGGGTTGCAAAAAGGTGGCCTATGCTCCAGCCATCCCACCCATTCTCCATacaagaagaaggagaaaggaattgCAATGAGGGTGTACTTCCTAGAGGGAGCTCCTTTTAAGCAGCTGTCTCAGGGCACCCACATTCTCTTGCTTATATTTTATTGACTAGAAGTTAATGACCACACTCTACTGCACGAGAGAGAGAggcattaaaacttttttttatattttaattgggaCTACTGTTACCTTAGTGAAATGGGCATTCTGGAACAAAGGAAGATGTGCAAGATGAGCATTGTATAGGCAATCAGCAGTCTCTCTTGCAATCCATTAGTAATTTAAGAGCTTTTTACTCACAACTGTCCCTTATCCTTGTTGAGCTCTTATCTATCCTTCAAAACTGCTCTCTGACATCTTTTCCTTGTTGAAGGTTTCCTGGAGTCTCTTCCCACTCACTCTCACCTTTGTGCCTGGACTGTGGGGCCAGGCAGTGAGACTCAAGGTAACAGCTAGGTCCTCAGTTAAGAAAAAGTAACACTCACATTTGGGGACACCAAGATGATTAAGACCGAAGTCCTGACTTTAAGGAGCTTCCAGCCTGGGGCAGGGGTTCGTGGACACAATCCCGTCCAAGTAGAGAACAGAGGAGGCTTCTCCTCTGATGAAGGGTGATGGGGAGAGAATGGGGTGGCAGTTGTCAGGAGGGACATCCCAGGTGAGTCAGTACTGGAACTGAGACTCGCAGAAAGTCTGGGAGTCTCCTGAACAGACAGTACGGAGCATGATACCCGGGTGCAGAGTGTGGCATGCCTCTGGAAAGGGGACCAGGAAGAGTTGCCACCTCGCACTGGTCAGGAGGGTTCAGTGACTTCCTGTCTGGGAGACAGAGCTGGGCAGAGCCTCCAGGAAGGGGAGCTGGCAGAGAGGCCCGGAGCTTGGAGTGATGGCAGGAACTGCCCACTGTCTGCCAGCTGACCCCAGGCCCTAGATCATAGAGGAGGCCCTTCCCTGTGCTGGTCCCAGGTCACATATCGGGGTCACGGCTGAGCACCAGGGCATGCCTGCCCGCCCTTATCATTGCTCCTATGCAGCAATGTCGTTCCCTGCCAGCGCTTGTTATGTTATGGTTCCCATTACCCAGAGGGGCAGGCTGGCTTGGGGAGCAGCTTAGGCTTCTTAAGATAACTTGGTGCTAAGCATTGAAGCCGGGATTCGAACCTGCACAGTCTCTTTTAACCTCTTTTAGCCCCTTGCCTCCACCCCTGCTCATCTCCCCAAAGCCCTGAGGCTAAACAGCTCTCAGAGGTTGGGAGGCAGGTCCAGCATGATTGTAGAGTCGTAAAGTTTTTGGTCTGGGCAGTGTGGGGTTCCAACCCAGGGCCTCCCAACATGGCCCTCCATCACTCGCTTTCTGCAAGTCTCCCTGTCTGCCCCACAGCACCAAGCCCCTTTTTCCTGTCTGAAGAAGAAGAGCTGGTTGGGGAGGTGTGGGGACCTCGTGCCTGGACCACCTACCCAAACTGCCTCCCCTCTTCCTCAGGCATGGCTCAGGCCTTGGGGCCCGACACCCCATTCACAGCCATCGCAGGCAGTGAGATCTTCTCCTTGGAAATGAGCAAGACAGAGGCACTGACCCAGGCCTTCCGGCGCTCCATCGGCGTGCGCATCAAGTAAGCAGGAGTAATGGTAACTCCCAGCAGCCTCGGGACGCCCTCTGGGGGATGCCAGCTCGTCCTGTGCCCAGGGGCCCACAGGGGTGAGCAGTTCCTGAGGGCCCAGGCCTCGGGCTATCTCCTTAGATCTGTTCTCTCGCCAGGGAGGAGACCGAGATCATCGAAGGGGAGGTGGTGGAGATCCAGATTGATCGGCCGGCCACAGGGACGGTGAGTGTGCTCCCAAGTCTAGGCTACCCcaagggctgggggtgggtggggtgtgcTGGGTCTGCACTGAGgtcagaatcccatggaaagtTCGAGATGCAGCTTAGAGTCATCCATATGCTGGCAAGAGAGGGTCGGTTGAATTGATGGCAGTTTGTCCGTTTGTGAGGGGCACAGTGAGCTAAGTGGTGGAACAATGGAAAAGGATATGGAAAAGAACACATTTATGtctaactggatcactttgctgtacagcagaaattaacgcaatattgtaaatcaactatacttgcccaaaaaaaacaaaccaagcaATGGAATGACAGAGGAGGTCTTGAAGTTTCTCACAGTTAATTCCTAATAGTTAGGCTTACAGACCTGTTGGATTTATAAATCGTAGTAcctcaactgtactccaataagaattaacaggactttcctggtggtccagtggttaggactccacaatTCCAccacagattcaattcctggtcagggagctaagatcctatgtGCCTCTCAGCCATAAAACCAAgacaaagcagaagcaatattataacaaattcaataaggactttaagaaatggtccacatccaaaaaaaaaaaactttaaaaaaagattaaaaaaaacctaaaacttGGCCAGCACCTCCAACCCTgccccttcctctgcctctttctgcAGTACCCCATAGAAATAGCCGCCCTCACCTGTTTGAGtttcattagcttttttttttttttttttaatttatttatttattttttttttaattttttttttattaaattttaaaatctttaattcttacatgtttcATTAGCTTTTATCACCCAACTGTGTATTCCAAGActgcccattttaaaaacttatatgTGTTTTAAGTCTTCTGTCATAGTCTGGTTTCCCCTTCATCTCTATCTCTCTCTTTCCGTTTTTCTGTAGGTCTGTTTTTCACTGACATAAAATCACACAACATAAACTAACCATCAACCCTTTCAGAGTtgcttctcctcccctcccaccccacctgccgtccctggcaaccacaaatctactTCCTGTCTTAGTGGACTGGCCTCTGATGGAATCTGACAGTATATGGCTTTTTGTGTATGTCTTCGAGGTTCAGCCGTGTTTGTAGTTCTCTGTTAAATATTAAGTTACAGGTGTTAATAAAATGcgaaataaaaggaaatctaaAATTGCTTCAAATCCATTGACCTGATGCACAGTCCTACCTTCTGTTTCTGTGTCTCGTAGGAACACCCTCCTCTTTTTTCATTAGCTTCTCATTTTCAGTGGAAATAGACTTAAAGTGAATAACTGCGGTCAACTGCACTTTTAGCACTTGTAACAGCCTCCTAAATTAGTTTTATCTATTggcaattttgaattttaaaaacatggtagaaaaaaaaaaacatggtggGAGACTCTAAGTATAGGGAAAGCTATTCCCCAGATAGTTCTTTAAATTAGAGTTTAAAGAGATTACAGAAGAAATCCATGGATATATCCTCATCAAAATGAACAaccagggacttcctggtgatccagtggctgggactctatTCTTCCAATtccgggggcctgggttcgatccctggccagggaattaagatccgCATGCCCcggccaagacccagcacagccaaaaagaaaaactgaaaatgaacaaCCAAAACTCCCTTTAACTCCCTCCCCAAACCCACTTGCCACCTCTCCCTACAAAGGGAGCATCTCACTATGGAAACAACTCCAGGAAACAGGTGAGACAGGATAAGCTGGGAAAAGCCCAGACTTGGTGACTGTTTACCTTGGGGGGTGTTGTTGGGGGGAGTGTgtgacattttgttttcttagctTATCTGGTGGGGAGGGTGTgtgacattttgttttcttagctTATCTCGGGGATGGGGTGTGGCATTTTTGTTGTCTTAGCTGTGTTTAGCTGTGTTCTTCTGGGTATGTGGTTAACAAAAGACCACCTTTTATTTGGgtatgaaaaacaaattttagagTGGGACCCGCCCCCTTGACCCTTCGGTGGGACCTCAGGTGCCTGTTGTTTTTACAGATTTTCTCTTTtaggtttttgtttctctttggggggcaggggcagtgctcacggcgtgtgggatctcagctcctcaaccaggatcaaacccatgcctcctgcatgggAAGTGTGgcgttttaaccactggaccaccagggaagtccctgtttgttCCTTTActggttttaatttatttatttgggctgagccaggtcttagttctggcatatgggatctagttctctgaccagggatcgaacctgggccccctgcattaagagtacagagtcttatccactggatttCCAGGCCAGTCCCCTttactggatttttaaaagctttattaaGGCGCAACTGACTTCCAATAAGCCATGCCCCAGAAAGTTTTCAGGATTTTAGGTTTTGACATACACATAGCCACAAAGCTGTCACCGAGGCTGTGACAGTGCATATCTTCATCAAGCCCCCAGCACTGCCCCATGTCATGCTGGTTCAGAAGCTGTGCTGGGGAGACATCAGGGCCCCCTCTAAACCCCTTACTTGTCACCCCTCAGGGCTCCAAAGTCGGCAAGCTGACCCTCAAGACCACAGAGATGGAGACCATATATGACCTGGGCACCAAGATGATCGAGTCCCTGACCAAGGACAAGGTCCAGGCCGGGTGAGCACTGGGGGCCACACCGGTGGCCAGGGTAGGGGACCTCCGGCCCTTCCCGTCCTCACCCCTGCCCGCCTTCCCCTGCAGGGACGTGATCACCATCGACAAGGCCACAGGCAAGATCTCTAAGCTGGGACGCTCCTTCACACGGGCTCGCGACTATGACGCCATGGGCTCCCAGGTGGgcagggctcctgggtcccctcGCTCAGGCACCAGCAcgtttctctctccccactgccccTGGCGTCTGCAGGGTCCAGACCCTCCTGTCATCCCAGCCCTGTGTCCCTGGCCCTCCTGGTGCCTCCCCATACCCTCCAGAACAGCCAGGGGTTTCTGGGGTCCTCCAGGAACCCCTGTATCCTTCAGTGCTCTGGGCTGCCCTAGTCTTTACCCCTCAGGCCTGGGGTTTCTGCATCACCCCCATCTGGATTCCTAGCTCCATTCCAGGGAGCCCGTCTCCCCTCGACAGCCCCCGGGGCCCCCACTTCATGCTCTTTTCTGCCCTTGTCTACCCCGCCCTGGCCCCACAGACCAAGTTTGTGCAGTGCCCAGACGGGGAGCTGCAGAAGCGCAAGGAGGTGGTGCACACGGTGTCTCTCCACGAGATCGACGTCATCAACTCCCGAACCCAGGGCTTCCTGGCCCTCTTCTCAGGTGAGGCCCACCTGTGCCACCCACGCCGGGAGGCtcccgccccgccctgccccgccccgtcGTTCACCAGGACGGCCTGGCGTTTCCCCTCTCCGCCATCCCTCTTTGCCGTCTTCCGCTCTTCTCCACCTGTGGTTTGGCTCGTCTGTTGCCTCTCTGGGACGTCTCTGAGTCCCCGGCCACTGTCACGTCACCACTCCAGCTCGCTCTCTGTGTCTCCGGCgtcctgtctctctctgccttcGTCCACTGCCCTCCCCGACCCCCAGCCCTGGATCCCTTCTCCTCTCTGACATCCTGCCTCCCACAGGCGACACAGGGGAGATCAAGTCCGAAGTCCGAGAGCAGATCAACGCCAAGGTGGCCGAGTGgcgggaggagggcaaggcagagATCATCCCCGGCGTGAGTACCCGGGCCAGGCCAGGTCGGGGGGTGCGGGAGAAGAGAAGCGTGGGAGGTGGGCTTGATACCTGCCCAACGGCCCCCAGGTGCTGTTCATCGATGAGGTCCACATGCTGGACATTGAGAGCTTCTCCTTCCTCAACCGGGCCCTGGAGAGTGACATGGCGCC
Protein-coding sequences here:
- the RUVBL2 gene encoding ruvB-like 2, which produces MATVTATTKVPEIRDVTRIERIGAHSHIRGLGLDDALEPRQASQGMVGQLAARRAAGVVLEMIREGKIAGRAVLIAGQPGTGKTAIAMGMAQALGPDTPFTAIAGSEIFSLEMSKTEALTQAFRRSIGVRIKEETEIIEGEVVEIQIDRPATGTGSKVGKLTLKTTEMETIYDLGTKMIESLTKDKVQAGDVITIDKATGKISKLGRSFTRARDYDAMGSQTKFVQCPDGELQKRKEVVHTVSLHEIDVINSRTQGFLALFSGDTGEIKSEVREQINAKVAEWREEGKAEIIPGVLFIDEVHMLDIESFSFLNRALESDMAPVLIMATNRGITRIRGTSYQSPHGIPIDLLDRLLIVSTSPYSEKDTKQILRIRCEEEDVEMSEDAYTVLTRIGLETSLRYAIQLITAASLVCRKRKGTEVQVDDIKRVYSLFLDESRSTQYMKEYQDAFLFNELKGETMDTS